A region of Nostoc sp. 'Peltigera membranacea cyanobiont' N6 DNA encodes the following proteins:
- a CDS encoding glycosyltransferase family 2 protein, with amino-acid sequence MNPKVSVIIPAYNTEAYIAKAIESALEQTLNDIELIVVDDGSSDQTVKVAKSFSDQRLKVIVNQENLGVSAARNRALTAAQGEWIAILDSDDWYEPERLEKLVLLAEETNADMIADDLYLIQDGATSPWSTLIQESGEHIDKIIQIDPVYFVKTNVYGQAGSSLGLTKPIFKREFLVKHGIIYDETVSIAEDYWFDMKCLINGARFFIVPKPYYFYRSRSISLVRQSILSRLNQYCVASNSFMQQEAVKKNPALIRALSYNLAVVNKNLAYFQVVVPIKQGKWLTALTEMMKNPYFFYDFISRFNNIIKRRIEYYIMGNKSVFDISYNLQRKRKNSNY; translated from the coding sequence ATGAATCCTAAAGTCTCTGTCATTATCCCTGCTTACAATACTGAAGCATATATTGCGAAGGCAATAGAGTCAGCCTTAGAGCAAACGCTCAATGATATTGAACTGATCGTGGTCGATGATGGTTCAAGCGATCAAACTGTAAAAGTCGCTAAAAGTTTTTCTGACCAACGTCTCAAAGTAATAGTTAATCAAGAAAACCTGGGGGTTTCTGCTGCGCGTAATCGTGCCCTCACAGCAGCCCAAGGAGAATGGATTGCTATTCTTGATTCAGATGACTGGTATGAGCCGGAAAGATTAGAAAAGCTTGTGTTGCTGGCAGAGGAAACAAATGCAGACATGATTGCTGACGATCTTTATTTAATCCAAGATGGTGCGACATCTCCTTGGAGTACATTGATTCAAGAAAGTGGAGAACATATAGATAAAATTATCCAAATCGATCCCGTTTATTTTGTGAAAACTAATGTCTATGGACAAGCAGGGTCGAGTCTTGGTTTAACCAAGCCTATATTCAAACGAGAATTTTTAGTTAAGCACGGCATTATATACGATGAAACTGTCAGCATAGCTGAGGACTATTGGTTCGATATGAAATGCCTAATCAATGGCGCTCGTTTTTTTATTGTGCCAAAACCTTATTATTTCTACCGTTCACGCTCTATTTCTCTTGTCCGTCAAAGCATATTGTCACGTCTAAATCAATACTGTGTAGCGAGTAATTCTTTCATGCAACAAGAAGCTGTGAAAAAAAATCCAGCTTTAATACGTGCTTTGTCTTATAATCTTGCGGTTGTTAATAAAAATTTAGCTTACTTTCAAGTTGTAGTGCCTATCAAGCAAGGAAAATGGTTAACGGCATTAACAGAAATGATGAAAAATCCTTACTTTTTTTATGATTTCATCTCTCGATTTAACAATATTATCAAACGTCGAATTGAATACTATATAATGGGCAATAAATCAGTTTTTGATATTTCTTATAATCTTCAGAGAAAACGAAAAAATTCCAATTACTAG
- a CDS encoding anhydro-N-acetylmuramic acid kinase, producing the protein MHPTEEVAVPTRVIGLISGTSVDGIDAALVEISGTELDLKLELLAGFTYPYPAELRERILAVGAGAAISMAELAEIDDAIAQVFAQAAQKIQIGHQSATLIGSHGQTVYHRPPKEGAGEQGSRGREMLTSHSELSTRLGYSLQLGRGELIAYLTGITTVSNFRVADIAIGGHGAPLVPRVDAYLLSHPEQGRCIQNIGGIGNVAYIPPQHGDWLSKIRAWDTGPGNSLLDLAVEHLSAGAKTYDENGNWAASGTPCHPLVEQWLHQDYFHLPPPKSTGRELFGVAYLHQCLKDAEAYQLNAADILATLTELTAASIVHSYRTFLPEMPQRVLLCGGGSRNLYLKRRLELLLASIPVLTTDEVGLSADFKEAIAFAVLAYWRHLGIPGNLPTATGAPKEVLLGEIHQSQS; encoded by the coding sequence ATGCATCCGACTGAAGAAGTTGCTGTCCCTACTCGCGTTATCGGTTTAATTAGTGGCACATCTGTAGATGGCATAGACGCGGCGTTGGTAGAGATTTCCGGTACAGAATTGGATCTTAAACTTGAGTTGCTAGCTGGGTTCACATATCCTTATCCAGCCGAACTCAGAGAAAGAATATTAGCAGTTGGTGCAGGCGCTGCCATCTCAATGGCAGAATTGGCAGAAATAGATGATGCGATCGCCCAAGTCTTCGCCCAAGCCGCTCAAAAGATTCAAATTGGTCATCAGTCAGCCACTCTCATTGGCTCCCACGGTCAGACGGTTTATCATCGACCACCTAAAGAAGGAGCAGGGGAGCAGGGGAGCAGGGGGAGAGAAATGCTCACTTCTCACTCAGAACTTAGCACTCGCTTGGGTTATAGTCTGCAACTAGGGCGGGGCGAATTAATTGCCTATCTTACCGGCATTACAACTGTGAGCAACTTCCGCGTTGCTGATATCGCTATTGGTGGTCATGGTGCGCCTCTCGTGCCTAGAGTAGATGCGTATTTGCTCAGTCATCCTGAACAAGGGCGTTGTATTCAAAATATTGGTGGCATTGGTAATGTAGCTTATATTCCACCTCAGCATGGCGACTGGCTTTCAAAAATTCGTGCTTGGGATACTGGCCCAGGAAATAGTCTGTTGGATCTGGCGGTGGAGCATTTAAGCGCTGGTGCTAAAACTTACGATGAAAATGGCAATTGGGCAGCAAGTGGTACTCCTTGTCATCCTTTAGTAGAACAATGGCTCCACCAAGACTATTTTCATCTACCGCCGCCCAAATCTACTGGTCGAGAGTTATTTGGTGTGGCTTACCTGCATCAGTGTTTAAAAGATGCCGAAGCATACCAACTCAATGCTGCTGACATACTGGCAACTCTGACGGAACTGACAGCTGCTTCAATTGTTCATAGTTACCGTACTTTTTTGCCGGAAATGCCACAACGCGTACTATTATGTGGGGGTGGTAGTCGCAATCTCTATTTGAAACGTCGATTAGAGTTGTTGTTGGCATCAATCCCAGTATTGACTACAGATGAAGTTGGTTTGAGTGCAGATTTTAAAGAAGCGATCGCTTTTGCAGTTTTAGCCTACTGGCGGCATTTGGGCATTCCCGGCAACTTACCTACTGCTACTGGCGCACCGAAAGAAGTGCTTTTGGGGGAAATTCACCAAAGTCAGTCCTGA
- a CDS encoding Npun_F0296 family exosortase-dependent surface protein: MKSLLMKSAIASGIVLSLATLSRPAMAGSFAISIENAGVQNANLSNLVDAHIQTFDAQAQGYSATGFQWKDGTKNIGSYKDTLIENPDQYGAAGGTGKYFDVDTSRSGNDQKVSTLNLTSPQSYFGLWWSAGDANNVLTFLSQGQTVFSMTTADVVNYIAGLSNKASYYGNPNAAFKNQDSGEPFAFINFYDVGGTFDQVQFTNIGGTGFESDNHTVAAGYKSITGDVVTAAVPESSSVLGVFVIGFVGATSVMTRRVKKKSVLQLS; this comes from the coding sequence ATGAAAAGTCTTTTAATGAAATCTGCGATCGCTTCTGGTATTGTTTTGTCCTTAGCTACTCTTAGCCGTCCTGCAATGGCTGGATCTTTTGCGATATCAATAGAAAACGCAGGCGTACAAAATGCAAATTTATCAAATCTTGTTGATGCTCATATACAAACCTTTGATGCACAAGCACAAGGTTACAGTGCAACAGGCTTTCAATGGAAGGATGGAACAAAAAATATTGGTAGCTATAAAGATACTCTGATCGAGAATCCAGACCAGTATGGTGCTGCTGGGGGAACAGGCAAGTATTTTGATGTAGATACAAGTAGATCGGGTAACGATCAAAAGGTTTCCACCCTGAATTTGACAAGCCCACAAAGTTACTTTGGACTTTGGTGGTCTGCTGGAGATGCTAACAACGTACTTACATTTCTTTCACAAGGTCAGACTGTTTTTTCTATGACCACTGCTGATGTGGTCAATTATATCGCAGGGTTATCAAATAAAGCCAGCTACTACGGTAATCCTAATGCGGCATTCAAAAATCAGGATTCTGGAGAACCCTTTGCGTTCATCAACTTCTACGATGTTGGCGGAACTTTCGATCAAGTTCAATTCACCAATATTGGCGGAACTGGTTTTGAATCAGATAATCACACAGTTGCTGCTGGCTACAAGAGTATCACTGGTGATGTAGTTACAGCAGCAGTTCCTGAGTCTTCTTCTGTATTAGGAGTCTTTGTAATTGGTTTTGTGGGTGCTACTTCAGTTATGACTCGTCGAGTTAAGAAAAAATCAGTTTTGCAATTGTCATAA